In a single window of the Daphnia carinata strain CSIRO-1 chromosome 4, CSIRO_AGI_Dcar_HiC_V3, whole genome shotgun sequence genome:
- the LOC130687337 gene encoding uncharacterized protein LOC130687337 isoform X1 produces MRFYSTVWFVLLVLSFLVVLESVSSYPAVTGDDAEETIVSSRPAVRKHSKSKKEINSQGKNKKNGHHPIRHSSRGLKQMTDYDYAAVAEPTVSSVSRKPIRKDDRSPWSPKHSRNKKSPNRKNKTNQRKRNGTKQQKQLNKRQVNVMRTAQRADAIDNSEDNKEGTDAAGQQNLNQLLGLGKPRPLPPPAPQLKPFVSVGVFGDMKKFFDELRSNLDVETVAEEAAAAVSEQQDSTAPRLSDDDLSQIAGLEDYEELPNYQALRTATGSERGNASPVQQQQRRYSRLKGFVAMGGPGSGQSETSRHHHRNHQYDPALLWTGLGRRR; encoded by the exons ATGCGGTTCTACAGTACAGTTTGGTTCGTGTTATTAGTGCTCTCGTTTTTGGTTGTCCTGGAAAGTGTTTCTTCATATCCGGCGGTGACCGGGGACGATGCGGAAGAAACCATCGTCTCCAGTCGACCGGCCGTCCGGAAACATTCAAAATCCAAGAAAGAGATCAACAGCCAgggtaaaaataagaaaaatggacaTCACCCTATTCGTCATTCATCAAGAG GATTGAAACAAATGACGGATTACGACTACGCTGCAGTAGCCGAACCAACAGTTTCTTCCGTTTCGCGAAAGCCAATCAGGAAGGACGATCGATCACCTTGGTCACCGAAACATAGTCGCAACAAAAAATCTCCGAACAGGAAGAACAAGACGaaccaaaggaaaagaaacggGACTAAGCAGCAAAAGCAACTCAACAAGCGACAGGTCAACGTGATGAGGACGGCGCAACGTGCCGACGCGATTGACAATAGCGAAGACAACAAAGAAGGAACGGACGCTGCTGGACAACAAAATCTCAATCAGCTCTTGGGCTTGGGTAAGCCCCGCCCTCTTCCTCCTCCCGCTCCTCAACTCAAGCCTTTCGTTAGCGTAG GTGTCTTTGGCGATatgaaaaaattcttcgatGAACTTCGGAGCAATTTAGATGTGGAGACGGTGGCCGAGGAAGCCGCAGCTGCCGTGTCTGAACAACAGGACTCAACTGCCCCTAGACTTTCTGATGACGACCTCTCGCAAATTGCAG GATTGGAAGACTACGAAGAACTCCCCAACTATCAGGCCCTTCGAACGGCAACAGGATCGGAAAGAGGCAATGCATCACCtgtccaacaacagcaaaggcGTTATTCCCGTCTAAAGGGTTTCGTCGCCATGGGAGGACCAGGCTCTGGACAGTCAGAAACATCACGTCATCATCACAGGAATCATCAGTATGATCCTGCTCTGCTATGGACGGGATTAGGTCGTCGCCGTTGA
- the LOC130687337 gene encoding uncharacterized protein LOC130687337 isoform X2 yields the protein MRFYSTVWFVLLVLSFLVVLESVSSYPAVTGDDAEETIVSSRPAVRKHSKSKKEINSQGKNKKNGHHPIRHSSRGLKQMTDYDYAAVAEPTVSSVSRKPIRKDDRSPWSPKHSRNKKSPNRKNKTNQRKRNGTKQQKQLNKRQVNVMRTAQRADAIDNSEDNKEGTDAAGQQNLNQLLGLGVFGDMKKFFDELRSNLDVETVAEEAAAAVSEQQDSTAPRLSDDDLSQIAGLEDYEELPNYQALRTATGSERGNASPVQQQQRRYSRLKGFVAMGGPGSGQSETSRHHHRNHQYDPALLWTGLGRRR from the exons ATGCGGTTCTACAGTACAGTTTGGTTCGTGTTATTAGTGCTCTCGTTTTTGGTTGTCCTGGAAAGTGTTTCTTCATATCCGGCGGTGACCGGGGACGATGCGGAAGAAACCATCGTCTCCAGTCGACCGGCCGTCCGGAAACATTCAAAATCCAAGAAAGAGATCAACAGCCAgggtaaaaataagaaaaatggacaTCACCCTATTCGTCATTCATCAAGAG GATTGAAACAAATGACGGATTACGACTACGCTGCAGTAGCCGAACCAACAGTTTCTTCCGTTTCGCGAAAGCCAATCAGGAAGGACGATCGATCACCTTGGTCACCGAAACATAGTCGCAACAAAAAATCTCCGAACAGGAAGAACAAGACGaaccaaaggaaaagaaacggGACTAAGCAGCAAAAGCAACTCAACAAGCGACAGGTCAACGTGATGAGGACGGCGCAACGTGCCGACGCGATTGACAATAGCGAAGACAACAAAGAAGGAACGGACGCTGCTGGACAACAAAATCTCAATCAGCTCTTGGGCTTGG GTGTCTTTGGCGATatgaaaaaattcttcgatGAACTTCGGAGCAATTTAGATGTGGAGACGGTGGCCGAGGAAGCCGCAGCTGCCGTGTCTGAACAACAGGACTCAACTGCCCCTAGACTTTCTGATGACGACCTCTCGCAAATTGCAG GATTGGAAGACTACGAAGAACTCCCCAACTATCAGGCCCTTCGAACGGCAACAGGATCGGAAAGAGGCAATGCATCACCtgtccaacaacagcaaaggcGTTATTCCCGTCTAAAGGGTTTCGTCGCCATGGGAGGACCAGGCTCTGGACAGTCAGAAACATCACGTCATCATCACAGGAATCATCAGTATGATCCTGCTCTGCTATGGACGGGATTAGGTCGTCGCCGTTGA